A genomic segment from Cuculus canorus isolate bCucCan1 chromosome 20, bCucCan1.pri, whole genome shotgun sequence encodes:
- the UNC45B gene encoding protein unc-45 homolog B: MEDPIQLKEEGNKYFQASDYEKAVQSYTQAIKLNKDKALQAVLYRNRAACFLKKEEYAKAASDASRAIDINSSDIKALYRRSQALEKLGKLDQAFKDAQKCATIEPRNKNFQETLRRLGANIQEKLRIQFSTDSRVQKMFEILLDENSEKEKREKAANNLIVLGREEAGAERIFQNNGISLLLQLIETKDAELILAAVRTLSGMCTGHKARATAILHYLGIDNICMWMSVDNEEISLAVCNLLQAITDCLLGQGKEEQHGKEEAVVLDTKKDLRMITMRLLDMLVSKKVSGQGRDRALNLLNKNIPRQDLKDHDNSRTIFVIDNGLKKILKVVGQIPEMPDCLPLTENTQLTASVLLNKLYDDLRCDPERDNYRVICEEYIKSKIDPQDMDKTLHAIQMVSGVLQGPFDLGNKLLSMKGVMEMMVALCGSEREIDQLVAVEALIHASTKLSRATFIISNGVTLLKEIYKKTKNEKIKIRALVGLCKLGSAGGTDYGLRQFAEGSTEKLARQCRKWLCNTSIDTRTRKWAVEGMAYLTFDADVKDDFVEDEPALQAMFELAKTSDKTILYSVASALVNCTNSYDTKELVPELVQLAKFSKQHVPEEHPKDKKDFVVKRVKRLLKAGVVSALACMVKADSAILTDQSKELIARVFLALCEDPKDRGTIVAQGGGKALIPLAVEGTEVGKIKASHALAKIAAVSNPDMAFPGERVYEVVRPLVSLLNTERDGLQNYEALLSLTNFAGRSDKLRMKIIKERALPDIENYMFENHDQLRQAATECMCNLVVNKEVQERFVADGNDRLKLVVLLCGEDDEKVQVAAAGALAMLTAAQKKLCSKMTEVTTQWLEILQRLCLHDNMEVQHRGLVIAFNLISSDKELAKKLVETELLEILTYVGKQEDDPKKQHIINAARDCLTRCMDYGLIKPLSRA, translated from the exons ATGGAGGATCCcatccagctgaaagaggagggcaataaatattttcaggccAGCGACTATGAGAAAGCTGTGCAAAGCTACACTCAAGCCATAAAGCTGAACAAGGACAAGGCGCTGCAGGCGGTGCTGTACAGGAACAGGGCAGCCTGTTTCCTCAAAAAG GAGGAATACGCCAAGGCAGCCTCGGATGCGTCTAGAG CTATTGACATCAATTCTTCGGATATCAAAGCCTTGTATCGGCGCAGCCAAGCTCTGGAAAAACTGGGGAAATTGGACCAGGCATTCAAAGATGCTCAGAAATGTGCCACCATTGAACCCCGCAACAAGAACTTCCAGGAGACCCTGAGGCGGCTGGGGGCCAACATCCAGGAGAAG CTGCGCATTCAGTTCTCCACGGACTCGAGGGTGCAGAAGATGTTTGAAATCCTACTGGATGAAaacagtgagaaagaaaagcgAGAGAAG GCTGCCAACAACCTCATAGTCCTGGGACGGGAAGAAGCAGGTGCCGAGAGGATTTTCCAGAACAACGGGATCagcttgctgctgcagctgataGAAACCAAAGATGCTGAGCTGATCCTGGCAGCTGTGAGGACACTTTCAGGCATGTGTACAGGACACAAGGCTCGG GCCACCGCCATTCTCCATTACCTGGGCATCGACAACATTTGTATGTGGATGTCGGTAGACAATGAAGAAATCTCTCTGGCTGTCTGCAACCTCCTGCAGGCCATCACTGACTGCTTGCTGGGccaggggaaggaggagcagcacgggaaggaggaggctgtggtgCTAG ATACTAAAAAAGATTTGAGGATGATCACAATGCGCTTGCTGGATATGCTGGTCAGTAAGAAAGTATCTGGGCAGGGACGAGACCGAGCTCTCAACCTCCTCAACAAGAATATACCCAGGCAGGACCTGAAAGACCATGACAACAGCAGGACCATCTTCGTCATTGACAATG GCTTAAAAAAGATACTGAAAGTGGTGGGCCAGATTCCCGAGATGCCTGACTGCCTGCCGCTGACAGAGAACACCCAGCTGACCGCCTCCGTCCTCCTAAATAAACTCTACGATGACCTGCGCTGTGACCCAGAGCGTGACAACTACCGGGTGATCTGCGAGGAGTATATCAA GAGCAAAATTGACCCACAGGACATGGATAAGACACTCCATGCCATACAGATGGTGTCTGGAGTTCTGCAAGGACCCTTTGACTTGGGCAACAAACTGCTTAGCATGAAGGGTGTTATGGAGATGATGGTTGCCCTGTGTGGGTCCGAGAGGGAGATTGACCAGCTGGTGGCTGTGGAAGCCCTCATCCATGCCTCCACCAAGCTGAGCCGGGCCACCTTCATCATTTCCAATGGGGTAACACTCCTGAAGGAGATCTACAAGAAGACCAAGAATGAGAAGATCAAAATCCGAGCCCTGGTG GGTCTCTGCAAGCTGGGCTCAGCAGGAGGTACAGATTACGGACTGCGGCAGTTTGCTGAGGGCTCCACCGAGAAGTTAGCCAGGCAGTGCCGAAA gTGGTTGTGCAACACCAGCATTGATACCCGCACCAGGAAATGGGCTGTGGAAGGGATGGCATATCTAACCTTTGATGCAGATGTGAAAGATGACTTTGTTGAAGATGAGCCAGCCCTGCAGGCTATGTTTGAATTAGCCAAG acAAGCGACAAGACTATCCTGTACTCTGTGGCTTCTGCATTGGTGAACTGTACCAACAGCTATGATACCAAGGAGCTGGTCCCAGAGCTGGTGCAACTGGCAAAGTTCTCCAAGCAGCATGTGCCTGAGGAGCATCCAAAG GACAAGAAGGATTTTGTTGTGAAGCGAGTGAAGCGACTGCTGAAAGCTGGCGTCGTCTCTGCCTTGGCGTGCATGGTGAAGGCAGACAGTGCCATCCTGACGGACCAGAGCAAGGAGCTTATTGCCAG GGTTTTTCTTGCCTTATGTGAAGACCCCAAGGACCGCGGGACCATTGTTGCTCAGGGCGGTGGAAAG GCCCTCATACCTCTGGCTGTGGAAGGCACAGAAGTTGGCAAGATAAAGGCGTCTCACGCACTGGCGAAAATTGCTGCTGTCTCCAATCCTGACATGGCATTCCCAGGGGAGAGg GTGTATGAGGTGGTGAGGCCCCTTGTCAGTCTACTGAACACTGAGAGAGATGGCCTCCAGAATTATGAGGCTCTGTTAAGTCTCACTAACTTTGCAGGAAGAAGTGATAAACTCCG GATGAAGATAATCAAAGAGAGAGCCTTGCCAGATATTGAAAATTATATGTTTGAGAACCACGACCAACTTCGACAGGCAGCCACGGAGTGCATGTGCAACCTGGTGGTCAACAAGGAG GTTCAGGAGCGGTTTGTGGCTGATGGAAATGACCGGCTGAAGTTGGTGGTGTTACTGTGTGGTGAGGATGATGAGAAAGTCCAggttgcagcagcaggagccctGGCCATGCTTACAGCAGCACAAAAGAAACTCTGCTCTAAGATGACTGAAGTG ACCACCCAGTGGCTTGAAATCCTGCAGAGGCTCTGCTTGCATGATAACATGGAAGTACAGCATCGAGGACTGGTCATCGCCTTCAACTTAATCAGCTCTGACAAAGAGCTGGCGAAGAAGCTGGTGGAGACGGAACTCCTGGAGATCCTGACATATGTCGGCAAGCAGGAGGACGACCCCAAGAAGCAGCACATCATTAATGCAGCACGTGATTGCCTGACAAGGTGCATGGATTACGGGCTCATCAAACCTCTCTCTCGGGCTTGA
- the RAD51D gene encoding DNA repair protein RAD51 homolog 4, with protein sequence MVVLRAGLCPGLTEEVLQLLRMSGIRTVVDFVSSDLEDIAQKCSLSYKALVAVRRVLLAQFSAFPANGADLYEELKSSTAILPTGSSSLDQLLDSGLYTGEVIELMGAPGSGKTQVCLGIAASISLSLKQHVLFLDSTGGFTASRLSQMLQAQTEDEEEQLEALQRIQVVRVFDIYEVLSALQELRDRLSQQVVSSMGPLKIVVIDSVAAVVYPLLGGKQSEGLAIMMQLAGELKTLAREFSLAVVVTNQVTRDSSTGLLKPALGRSWSFVPSTRVLLESKEATWEKATTQRIASLAKSPRQPTGIQVELDIGNGDVQELSSVTPTQGL encoded by the exons ATGGTGGTCCTGCGGGCCGGGCTCTGCCCCGGCCTCActgaggaggtgctccagctgctcAGGATGAGTGGCATCAGGACAG TGGTGGACTTCGTGTCATCAGACCTGGAGGACATTGCGCAGAAGTGTTCCCTGTCTTACAAG GCACTAGTTGCGGTGAGACGTGTGCTCCTGGCCCAgttctctgccttccctgccaATGGAGCAGACCTCTATGAGGAGCTCAAGAGCTCCACGGCCATCCTGCCCACTGGGAGCTCAAG CCTGGACCAGCTGCTGGACTCTGGGCTGTACACGGGGGAAGTAATAGAGCTTATGGGAGCACCGGGCAGTGGGAAGACGCAG GTGTGCCTGGGTATTGCAGCCagcatctctctcagcctcaaGCAGCACGTCCTGTTTCTTGACTCCACGGGAGGGTTCACTGCCTCTCGTCTCTCCCAGATGCTTCAAGCCCAGACAGAGGACGAGGAAGAGCAG CTGGAGGCTCTGCAGCGAATCCAGGTGGTCCGTGTGTTTGACATCTATGAAGTGCTGAGTGCTTTGCAGGAGCTACGGGATCGCCTCTCCCAGCAG GTCGTGAGCTCCATGGGACCTCTTAAGATTGTGGTGATCGACTCAGTCGCAGCCGTAGTTTACCCGCTGCTGGGCGGCAAGCAGTCAGAGG GCTTGGCCATCATGATGCAGCTGGCCGGGGAGCTGAAAACACTGGCGAGGGAGTTCAGCCTTGCTGTTGTG GTGACAAACCAGGTGACAAGGGACAGCAGCACCGGTCTACTGAAGCCAGCCCTTGGCCGCTCCTGGAGTTTCGTGCCCAGCACCCgggtgctgctggagagcaAAGAAGCCACCTGGGAGAAAGCCACCACGCAGCGCATCGCTTCCTTGGCAAAGTCACCCCGGCAG CCGACAGGGATACAAGTGGAGCTGGATATTGGAAATGGTGATGTGCAGGAGCTGAGCTCAGTGACACCCACACAAGGGCTCTGA
- the RFFL gene encoding E3 ubiquitin-protein ligase rififylin isoform X1 translates to MLSSVLFHSGTMWASCCNWFCLDGSPEEMQPQPSAGARAQAYSNPGYSSYPSPTASEQSCKACGLHFDSSSRKHICLDCKKNFCTSCSNQSEDRPPLCHLCQRFRATAFQREELIKMKVKDLRDYLALREISTELCREKEDLVFLILGQQPVITQEDQIRTNPFNTSASGQQDFVILPPTSLASSTSHNASPVSTDTISSSLAQEHHQANGYVPPSQVGMTGVENAAEAPAEEETQSTDSEDNLVQGRKASLSDLTSIGDINALSVRQLKEILARNFVNYKGCCEKWELLERVTRLYKEKDLQHLVSDTDDQTGGAGLPGTEDNLCKICMDAAIDCVLLECGHMVTCTKCGKRMSECPICRQYVIRAVHVFKS, encoded by the exons ATGCTGAGTTCTGTCTTATTTCATTCTG GTACTATGTGGGCAAGCTGTTGCAATTGGTTTTGTCTGGATGGCTCACCTGAAGAGATGCAGCCACAGCCGTCGGCGGGAGCCAGAGCCCAAGCTTATTCCAACCCCGGGTACAGCTCCTACCCATCTCCCACAGCCTctgagcagagctgcaaagCCTGTGGGCTGCACTTTGACAGCTCCTCCAGGAAG CACATCTGCTTGGACTGTAAGAAGAATTTTTGTACGTCCTGCTCAAACCAGTCCGAGGACCGTCCTCCTCTCTGCCATCTATGCCAGCGTTTCCGAGCCACGGCTTTTCAGCGGGAAGAGTTGATAAAGATGAAGGTGAAGGATCTGCGAGACTATCTGGCACTCCGTGAGATTTCCACAGAGTTGTGTCGTGAAAAGGAGGACCTGGTATTTCTGATTCTTGGCCAGCAGCCTGTAATTACCCAGGAAGATCAGATAAGAACAAATCCATTTAATACTAGTGCCTCTGGACAGCAAGACTTTGTGATTCTCCCACCAACCAGCCTAGCATCTTCTACCTCACATAATGCGTCTCCAGTGTCTACAGATACCATCTCAAGTTCACTAGCTCAGGAACATCACCAG GCAAATGGTTATGTGCCTCCAAGCCAAGTCGGTATGACAGGAGTTGAGAATGCAGCAGAAGCACCAGCAGAGGAGGAGACACAG TCTACTGACTCAGAAGATAACCTGGTGCAGGGGAGGAAGGCTTCTCTCTCTGACCTGACAAGCATTGGAGACATCAATGCACTCTCTGTGCGACAACTgaaggaaattcttgctcgCAACTTTGTCAACTACAAAGGCTGCTGTGAAaagtgggagctgctggagagggtGACTCGTCTCTATAAAGAGAAGGACCTTCAACATCTAG TTTCTGACACTGATGATCAAACTG GTGGGGCCGGGCTCCCTGGCACGGAGGACAACCTCTGCAAGATCTGCATGGACGCAGCCATCGACTGTGTCCTGCTGGAATGCGGCCACATGGTTACTTGCACCAAGTGTGGGAAGCGGATGAGCGAATGCCCCATATGCAGGCAGTACGTGATAAGGGCTGTCCATGTCTTCAAGTCCTGA
- the RFFL gene encoding E3 ubiquitin-protein ligase rififylin isoform X2, which produces MWASCCNWFCLDGSPEEMQPQPSAGARAQAYSNPGYSSYPSPTASEQSCKACGLHFDSSSRKHICLDCKKNFCTSCSNQSEDRPPLCHLCQRFRATAFQREELIKMKVKDLRDYLALREISTELCREKEDLVFLILGQQPVITQEDQIRTNPFNTSASGQQDFVILPPTSLASSTSHNASPVSTDTISSSLAQEHHQANGYVPPSQVGMTGVENAAEAPAEEETQSTDSEDNLVQGRKASLSDLTSIGDINALSVRQLKEILARNFVNYKGCCEKWELLERVTRLYKEKDLQHLVSDTDDQTGGAGLPGTEDNLCKICMDAAIDCVLLECGHMVTCTKCGKRMSECPICRQYVIRAVHVFKS; this is translated from the exons ATGTGGGCAAGCTGTTGCAATTGGTTTTGTCTGGATGGCTCACCTGAAGAGATGCAGCCACAGCCGTCGGCGGGAGCCAGAGCCCAAGCTTATTCCAACCCCGGGTACAGCTCCTACCCATCTCCCACAGCCTctgagcagagctgcaaagCCTGTGGGCTGCACTTTGACAGCTCCTCCAGGAAG CACATCTGCTTGGACTGTAAGAAGAATTTTTGTACGTCCTGCTCAAACCAGTCCGAGGACCGTCCTCCTCTCTGCCATCTATGCCAGCGTTTCCGAGCCACGGCTTTTCAGCGGGAAGAGTTGATAAAGATGAAGGTGAAGGATCTGCGAGACTATCTGGCACTCCGTGAGATTTCCACAGAGTTGTGTCGTGAAAAGGAGGACCTGGTATTTCTGATTCTTGGCCAGCAGCCTGTAATTACCCAGGAAGATCAGATAAGAACAAATCCATTTAATACTAGTGCCTCTGGACAGCAAGACTTTGTGATTCTCCCACCAACCAGCCTAGCATCTTCTACCTCACATAATGCGTCTCCAGTGTCTACAGATACCATCTCAAGTTCACTAGCTCAGGAACATCACCAG GCAAATGGTTATGTGCCTCCAAGCCAAGTCGGTATGACAGGAGTTGAGAATGCAGCAGAAGCACCAGCAGAGGAGGAGACACAG TCTACTGACTCAGAAGATAACCTGGTGCAGGGGAGGAAGGCTTCTCTCTCTGACCTGACAAGCATTGGAGACATCAATGCACTCTCTGTGCGACAACTgaaggaaattcttgctcgCAACTTTGTCAACTACAAAGGCTGCTGTGAAaagtgggagctgctggagagggtGACTCGTCTCTATAAAGAGAAGGACCTTCAACATCTAG TTTCTGACACTGATGATCAAACTG GTGGGGCCGGGCTCCCTGGCACGGAGGACAACCTCTGCAAGATCTGCATGGACGCAGCCATCGACTGTGTCCTGCTGGAATGCGGCCACATGGTTACTTGCACCAAGTGTGGGAAGCGGATGAGCGAATGCCCCATATGCAGGCAGTACGTGATAAGGGCTGTCCATGTCTTCAAGTCCTGA